GGCTAATCTTAGAAAGTACTATTTGGAATTGCCTCAAAGGATGGTCGCTTAAATATAAGCCTAAATAATCCTTTTCCCAATTTAAGCGAATCATAAGATTGGGCTGGGTTTTTACAGCTACCGAGCTTTTGCCATCAGACAACCCGCCTTTTGAATCACTAGTTAAATTATCATTGGGCATGGAATCTAGAAACTTCAAATTTTGCGTTTGCGGCACAGACGCATTGCCATCATTGGCGCCAAAAAGGTCCATTTGACAGGCATCTTTAACAGTATGAAAGTCATTAACTGCTTCTACTATTTTGTCTAGATTTCCTGACATACAATTTCTATCCCCAAAGTCATCCATAGCGCCAGCTTTAATAAGACTCTCCAGAGTTTTACGGTTAAGGTAGTGCTTATCCAAACGAGCTAAATAATCTGCTAAATTTTTGTAGGGACCATTTTTCTTGCGTTCTTCAGTAATGGCTTCTGCCACCATAGTGCCAACGTTTTTAATAGCCGCCAGGCTAAAACGAATATCACCACTTTCCTTATCTACGCCAAATTCCACAAAGGAATGATTCACGCTTGGCGGTAATACTTTTATTTTCATTCGTTCGCACTCGTTAATCTCAATAGCTATTCTATCCAAGTCGCCATAATCAGAAGTTAACAGAGCGGCTAAAAATGCGCTCGGATAGTGGGTTTTTAAATAAGCTGTCTGGTAAGCAATCCGAGCATAGGAAGCAGCGTGACTTTTATTAAATCCGTATTGAGCAAAAGGCTGGATCCACTCCCATAGTTTATTGAGTTCCTTTTCTTTATGCCCCATTTTTATGCCTCCTTCAATAAACTTTATTTTCTGTTTGGCCAAAAGCTCGGCATTTTTCTTGCCCACGGCCTTTCTTAAAATATCGGCTTCCCCCAGAGAAAAACCGGAGATATCTCTCGCCATTCTCATCAATTGCTCTTGATAAACCATAATGCCATAGGTGTCCTTCAGGATTGGTTCTAACTCCGGTAGCATATAATCAAATTTTATCTTGCCGTTTTTCCTGTCAATGTATTCTGGCAAGAATTGCATTGGACCAGGACGGAACAAGGCCACCATGGCGATGATATCCTCAAATCTCGTCGGTTTTAATTCCTTCAAAAAACGTCTCATGCCTGTTGATTCTAGTTGAAAGACCCCCACGGTTTCTCCGGCGGAAAGCAGTTTATAAACTTCCTTGTCTTCAAATCCTAAGGCATCTAATTTTAATTCATTCTCTTCTCCTTCAATTTTTCTTATAATTCTGAGCGCATTTTTAATAACAGTCAGATTTTTCAGCCCCAAAATGTCCATCTTTACCAAACCAATACTTTCTATGTCATGGCCAACATACTGAGCCACCACACTGCTATCCGACTTGGCTGAACGCTGGAGGGCGGTATAATCAGTTAAAGGCTCACGAGCAATTACTATTCCCGCGGCATGAATAGAAGCATGGCGAGCCACGCCTTCTATTTTTTGAGCATTATCTATAATTTCGTGAGCAGCCGAATCCGTGTCATACAAGTCTTTTAACTCGTGAATTTCATTTAGGGCATCAGCTAAGCTCTCTTTGGTAGCTTGGCCTAAGAGCTTAGAAATTTTATCACCCATTTCATAAGGGTATCCCAAGGCTCGAGTAACGTCACGCACGGCCAAGCGGGACTGCATCATTCCAAAAGTAACTATTTGAGAAACATGGTCGGCCCCATAACGCTTAGTAATAAATTCTATAATTTCCTGACGGCTCACATCAGGAACATCACTATCGATATCAGGCGGAGAAATTCTTTCCGGATTTAAGAATCTTTCAAAAAAGAGATCGTATTTTAAAGGGTCAATATCAGTAATGCCCAAGATGTAGAGTATCAAAGAACCAGCCGCCGAACCGCGCGTATTAGTAAAAATCCCCTTATTGCGAGCGTAGGTAATAAAATCATGTACTATAAGAAAATAATCAGCAAAGCCTGTTTTCTCTATAACACTCAGCTCATAATTTAATCTTTCTCTAGCTTGTTTTTCGTCTTGAAAATGAAATTTGGGAAAATTTGTTTCCAAAAGTGATTTTAGGTAATCTAGGGAATTGGTAAAAGGTTGAGGTAATTCAAAACGAGGGAAAATTGGTTTCCCCATAGGAATTTCCACATTGCATTGCTCTGCAATTTTATGGGTATTTTCCATATACTCTTTGATTTTCGGATAGTCAGCCATTTGTTCCTCAATTGCCTCTGGAGTTTTGAGGGAAAAGTCCTTGCCTTTGAGGCTTAACCTTCCTTCGTCGTAAATAGTGGAACCAGTTTGAATGGCTAATAAAATATCTTGAGCCGGTCCGTCCTCAGGTTTTAAATAATGGGAATCGCAAGTAACGATACAAGGTAAATTAAATTCTTCAGATAGCTTCACCATGCCATCATTGACTACTTTTTGTTCAGGAATTTCAGAATGCGGTTGCAGCTCTAAGTAAAA
The sequence above is drawn from the Candidatus Paceibacterota bacterium genome and encodes:
- a CDS encoding DNA polymerase III subunit alpha, which produces MGLLIDDLSMPFTHLHVHSHYSLLDGLSKIDDLVARVKELGMDSLALTDHGVVYGLIEFYTKARAAGIKPILGCEMYVAPRKLTDKESGIDSTNYHLILLAKNYEGYQNLMRLVSSAHLEGYYYKPRTDREHLKRYSKGLIASSSCLKGEISQALIKNNYELARKLTVEYKDLFEEGNFYLELQPHSEIPEQKVVNDGMVKLSEEFNLPCIVTCDSHYLKPEDGPAQDILLAIQTGSTIYDEGRLSLKGKDFSLKTPEAIEEQMADYPKIKEYMENTHKIAEQCNVEIPMGKPIFPRFELPQPFTNSLDYLKSLLETNFPKFHFQDEKQARERLNYELSVIEKTGFADYFLIVHDFITYARNKGIFTNTRGSAAGSLILYILGITDIDPLKYDLFFERFLNPERISPPDIDSDVPDVSRQEIIEFITKRYGADHVSQIVTFGMMQSRLAVRDVTRALGYPYEMGDKISKLLGQATKESLADALNEIHELKDLYDTDSAAHEIIDNAQKIEGVARHASIHAAGIVIAREPLTDYTALQRSAKSDSSVVAQYVGHDIESIGLVKMDILGLKNLTVIKNALRIIRKIEGEENELKLDALGFEDKEVYKLLSAGETVGVFQLESTGMRRFLKELKPTRFEDIIAMVALFRPGPMQFLPEYIDRKNGKIKFDYMLPELEPILKDTYGIMVYQEQLMRMARDISGFSLGEADILRKAVGKKNAELLAKQKIKFIEGGIKMGHKEKELNKLWEWIQPFAQYGFNKSHAASYARIAYQTAYLKTHYPSAFLAALLTSDYGDLDRIAIEINECERMKIKVLPPSVNHSFVEFGVDKESGDIRFSLAAIKNVGTMVAEAITEERKKNGPYKNLADYLARLDKHYLNRKTLESLIKAGAMDDFGDRNCMSGNLDKIVEAVNDFHTVKDACQMDLFGANDGNASVPQTQNLKFLDSMPNDNLTSDSKGGLSDGKSSVAVKTQPNLMIRLNWEKDYLGLYLSDHPLRQFQIVLSKISQNIGSCKTKPIGSRVKLGGMIVSVKQILTKKGEPMAFVVLTDTAFDKIEVVIYPRVLLNSVSIVAQDKVVIIDGKLTEREGNKQVVCDSIEELKSIDE